From Elephas maximus indicus isolate mEleMax1 chromosome 1, mEleMax1 primary haplotype, whole genome shotgun sequence, a single genomic window includes:
- the TMEM217 gene encoding transmembrane protein 217 produces MKEKRWCGMSAKMGTVLSGAFTIIATSMYLIFEEKHIQSGNCTEIKSQDQGIETIREYIMCWSFKIVVFISSITLVISFLLLYSVYAQRLRGMVIYIIWIIFYEAMNIVIQVLTNTNSSIEMVRMMRWFGLVSRVVMHCYWMFFVITYTYILYKSKSQGNILSYNRRISMGSEEFLRRKSKIINFSHHSTQ; encoded by the coding sequence ATGAAAGAGAAGCGTTGGTGTGGGATGAGCGCCAAGATGGGCACCGTGTTGTCAGGGGCCTTTACCATCATTGCCACTAGCATGTACCTCATCTTTGAAGAAAAGCACATACAGAGTGGCAATTGCACTGAGATCAAATCACAGGACCAGGGTATAGAAACTATAAGGGAATACATCATGTGCTGGAGTTTTAAAATTGTCgtcttcatttcttccatcacCCTTGTCATCAGCTTCCTCCTCCTGTACTCAGTGTATGCTCAGAGGCTCAGGGGCATGGTGATCTACATCATCTGGATAATTTTCTATGAAGCTATGAACATTGTGATACAAGTCCTCACCAACACCAATTCCAGCATTGAGATGGTCAGAATGATGCGCTGGTTTGGCTTGGTGTCCCGTGTAGTCATGCACTGTTACTGGATGTTCTTTGTCATCACCTATACTTACATACTCTACAAAAGTAAAAGCCAGGGCAATATACTTAGCTACAACAGGCGTATTTCTATGGGCAGCGAAGAGTTCCTGCGGCGGAAATCAAAAATAATCAACTTTTCCCACCACTCTACCCAATAA